AAATTAACACCATCAACAAAAATAATGAATTCATCCTAAGCACACATAAAGACAGCCGTGAGCACATCTTATCTGCTCGCTCACTCATCATCGCCACAGGTGGCTTATCCATTCCCACACTTGGGGCAAGTGGTTTTGGTTATGAGGTGGCAACTCAGTTTGGGCATCATATACTACCAACATCAGCAGGGCTTGTACCATTTACCTTTACCGACCATGTCGGACACATGGCAAAAGCATTAAGTGGCATTAGCACGGATGTCATCGCTTTTAATGATAAAGCCCAATTTGCCCTACCGCTTCTATTTACCCATCGGGGTCTGTCTGGCCCTGCCATGCTCCAACTGTCCAATTATTGGCAATTAGGTGAACACATTCACATCAACCTACTACCACACACAGATGCAGGCAAATTATTAATCAAACACAAAAACGCACACCCCAAACAATACATTCGCACCGCCTTAGCACCATATTTTGCCAAAAAATTATTATTGGCGTTGGAGAGCAACTTTTGGCATACTTACAAAGACAGCGAACTTGGCAACATTAAAGACAAAGAACTCATCACCCTTGGTGATACCTTAAATGACTGGCAAATCAAGCCATCAGGCACCGAAGGCTACCGAGTGGCAGAGGTAACTCGTGGCGGTGTGGATACTTGTGAAGTATCTGGCAAAACCTTTGAAAGCAAGCTGTGCGATGGATTGTACTTTATCGGCGAGGTACTAGATGTTACAGGTTGGCTTGGCGGTTATAATTTTCACTGGGCATGGGCAAGTGGTTTTGCTTGTGCAATGGCGGTATAAAACCTAACAGATTTTTAGCCATTTTTACACAAAAATGACTTGATAAAATACGCAATCTTTTTTAAAATGCCTTAAAAATACCTTAAAAGCAATCATTGCCTTGCTTTTTAAAAAGCCAATGACAAAAATGCAAAATCAAATACATATTTATTTTAGGAAAATATAAAGCGGATTTAATTTTTAAATGGTTTTTAATAATTTGCTTAAACAAATAGGATGACCCATGCAATTTAAATTTTTGGACAATATCACAGGATTTGGCGATAAAGATTGGTCAAAGCAATGGATAATCGCTTGGTTTGTGGTTGGGGTCATCGCCCTATTTGTCGGCTTTTGGCAAACCAC
This Moraxella sp. K1664 DNA region includes the following protein-coding sequences:
- a CDS encoding NAD(P)/FAD-dependent oxidoreductase, which codes for MSHLLPSSPSTHFDAIIIGAGASGLFCAFHLAQRGKSVLVLDHANKAGKKILMSGGGRCNFINMDVRPEHFISHNPHFVRSALAKFTPHHFMNYIYKHGIGFHEKSHGQLFCDESSKDILNMLLNECHHHGVTIWLNTKINTINKNNEFILSTHKDSREHILSARSLIIATGGLSIPTLGASGFGYEVATQFGHHILPTSAGLVPFTFTDHVGHMAKALSGISTDVIAFNDKAQFALPLLFTHRGLSGPAMLQLSNYWQLGEHIHINLLPHTDAGKLLIKHKNAHPKQYIRTALAPYFAKKLLLALESNFWHTYKDSELGNIKDKELITLGDTLNDWQIKPSGTEGYRVAEVTRGGVDTCEVSGKTFESKLCDGLYFIGEVLDVTGWLGGYNFHWAWASGFACAMAV